From one Actinomycetota bacterium genomic stretch:
- the rfbB gene encoding dTDP-glucose 4,6-dehydratase, producing the protein MRLLVTGGAGFIGSNYVHWVLRERPDVEITNYDLLTYAGNLENLRDVEEGPRYRFVKGDICDSALLDEVVPGHDAIVNFAAESHVDRSIDWAAEFVRTNMLGTNALLDAARRHKTPRYLQVSTDETYGSIDVGSFNEEDRLDPSSPYSASKAGGDLLVRSYHRTYDMPVLITRGSNTFGPYQYPEKVIPLFVTNLLEEKTVPLYGDGMNVRDWIHVEDHVSGIHAVLEKGEVGQIYNVAAGNELTNVELTKALCDLLGKPHALITPVADRPGHDRRYSVDTTRLRALGWTPQWGFDDALQATVEWYRENRWWWEPIRARQE; encoded by the coding sequence GTGCGCCTGTTGGTCACGGGCGGCGCCGGGTTCATCGGATCCAACTACGTGCATTGGGTGCTGCGCGAGCGCCCCGACGTCGAGATCACCAACTACGACCTGCTGACCTATGCCGGCAACCTCGAGAACCTCCGCGACGTCGAGGAGGGCCCGCGCTATCGGTTCGTCAAGGGCGACATCTGCGACTCAGCGCTGCTCGACGAGGTCGTGCCGGGCCACGACGCGATCGTGAATTTCGCAGCCGAGTCGCACGTCGATCGTTCGATCGACTGGGCGGCGGAGTTCGTTCGGACGAACATGCTCGGCACGAACGCGTTGCTCGACGCGGCGCGCCGCCACAAGACGCCGCGGTACCTTCAGGTCTCGACCGACGAGACGTACGGCTCGATCGACGTGGGCTCGTTCAACGAGGAAGACCGGCTCGACCCCTCGAGCCCGTACTCCGCGTCGAAGGCCGGCGGCGACCTGCTGGTGCGCTCGTATCACCGCACCTACGACATGCCCGTGCTGATCACGCGCGGCTCGAACACCTTCGGGCCGTACCAGTATCCGGAGAAGGTCATCCCACTGTTCGTCACCAACCTCCTCGAGGAGAAGACGGTTCCGCTGTACGGCGACGGCATGAACGTGCGGGACTGGATCCACGTCGAAGACCACGTCTCCGGGATCCACGCCGTGCTCGAGAAGGGCGAGGTGGGCCAGATCTACAACGTCGCCGCCGGCAACGAGCTGACGAACGTCGAGCTTACGAAAGCCCTCTGCGACCTGCTCGGCAAGCCGCACGCGCTGATCACTCCGGTCGCCGACCGGCCCGGCCACGACCGCCGCTACTCGGTCGACACGACGCGGCTCCGGGCGCTCGGCTGGACGCCGCAGTGGGGCTTCGACGACGCGCTCCAAGCCACCGTCGAGTGGTACCGGGAGAACCGGTGGTGGTGGGAACCGATCCGCGCGCGGCAGGAGTGA
- a CDS encoding glucose-1-phosphate thymidylyltransferase, with product MKALIPSGGAGTRLRPITHTSAKQLVPIANKPILFYGLEALAEAGVREVGLVVGDTAPEIEEAVGDGSPWGIEVTYIPQEAPLGLAHTVLISREFLGEDDFVMYLGDNVLKGGITNLVRAFTDRPCAAQILLAHVLDPQRFGVAELDGDHIVRLIEKPENPPSDLALVGVYLFTPLIHEAVRAIQPSGRGELEITDAIQWLIDNGHEVRPHLVEGWWKDAGKLNDLLDANRLIMEDLKPERSGTVDEASSLVGAVVLQEGSVVENSTIRGPAVVGRGTRVIDTFIGPYTAIGDACVIEDSEIEHSVIMERCVVRGMHRLEDSLLGKEVTVERSDDKPKAYRLMVGDHGRVGVI from the coding sequence ATGAAAGCGCTGATCCCCTCCGGCGGAGCCGGAACCCGGCTGCGGCCGATCACCCATACCTCGGCCAAGCAGCTCGTTCCCATCGCCAACAAGCCGATCCTGTTCTACGGGCTGGAAGCCCTGGCCGAAGCCGGCGTGCGTGAGGTCGGGCTCGTGGTCGGCGATACGGCACCCGAGATCGAGGAGGCCGTCGGGGACGGGTCGCCTTGGGGGATCGAGGTCACGTACATCCCTCAGGAGGCGCCGCTCGGCCTGGCCCACACGGTGCTGATCTCCCGGGAGTTCCTCGGCGAGGACGACTTCGTCATGTACCTCGGCGACAACGTGCTCAAGGGCGGGATCACGAACCTCGTCCGAGCGTTCACCGATCGCCCCTGTGCAGCGCAGATCTTGCTCGCCCACGTTCTGGATCCGCAGCGGTTCGGGGTCGCCGAGCTGGACGGGGATCACATCGTGCGGCTGATCGAGAAGCCCGAGAACCCCCCCTCGGACCTCGCGCTCGTGGGCGTGTACCTGTTCACGCCGCTGATCCACGAAGCCGTGCGCGCGATCCAACCGTCCGGGCGCGGCGAGCTCGAGATCACGGACGCGATCCAGTGGCTCATCGATAACGGTCACGAGGTCCGGCCGCACCTGGTCGAGGGCTGGTGGAAGGACGCCGGAAAGCTCAACGACTTGCTCGACGCGAACCGGCTGATCATGGAAGACCTGAAGCCGGAACGGTCGGGGACCGTGGACGAAGCCTCGAGCCTGGTCGGTGCCGTCGTGCTTCAAGAGGGCTCGGTCGTCGAGAACTCGACGATCCGCGGTCCGGCCGTCGTCGGCCGGGGCACGCGGGTGATCGACACGTTCATCGGTCCGTACACGGCCATCGGCGACGCGTGCGTCATCGAGGATTCCGAGATCGAGCACTCGGTGATCATGGAGCGCTGCGTCGTTCGCGGGATGCACCGGCTCGAGGACTCGCTTCTGGGGAAGGAAGTCACCGTGGAGCGATCCGACGACAAGCCCAAGGCGTACCGGCTGATGGTGGGGGACCACGGCCGCGTCGGAGTGATCTGA
- a CDS encoding LCP family protein: protein MKQQERPTIEFRSFREKPRRKRKVLRIALIVLLALGLLIGGTGLYVWNYINDKFEQTHQDLKVDPLPPGQAQNILVLGSDRRDVVDKAQQDDRAFRGGTGRRADTILVVHVPADHRSATVLSFPRDLRVKIPGKSGFSKINAAYSGGPDLVMDTIRAHTGLKIHHYVEINFASFQEIVDAVGGVRLCVDRAYDDKESGLIIKKPGCQVFGGKLALSYVRMRKQDPRGDFGRIERQQQFMRVLMSKVTSIGFLTDIPRLIKLANAVKKGIVTNKELDLNEVRGIANKLADFKQSNVDFRVVPSFPDYIGGVSYVIQRDKEAKAVYAALRNDTELPPYGKTGASIPKPEDVTVTVLNGTITVGLAGKVRDDLEELGFDVREIGNADRRDHATTTIFYKFGAETKAALLNDEFPGAVVKEGSAKQDTDILIVLGADQVPSASPSPS, encoded by the coding sequence GTGAAACAACAGGAACGTCCGACGATCGAGTTCCGCAGCTTCCGGGAGAAGCCTCGCCGGAAGCGCAAGGTGCTCAGGATCGCGCTCATCGTGTTGCTCGCGCTCGGACTCCTGATCGGGGGCACCGGCCTCTACGTCTGGAACTACATCAACGACAAGTTCGAGCAAACTCACCAGGACCTGAAGGTCGACCCGCTACCTCCCGGGCAAGCCCAGAACATCTTGGTGCTCGGCTCCGACCGGCGCGACGTAGTCGACAAAGCGCAGCAGGACGATCGCGCCTTCCGAGGTGGCACCGGAAGGCGAGCCGACACCATTCTCGTAGTCCACGTGCCTGCCGACCATCGATCGGCCACCGTCCTGTCCTTTCCGCGCGACCTTCGCGTGAAGATCCCGGGAAAGAGCGGCTTCTCCAAGATCAACGCCGCATACAGCGGCGGGCCCGATCTCGTGATGGACACGATCAGAGCGCACACAGGGTTGAAGATCCATCACTACGTCGAGATCAACTTCGCTTCGTTCCAGGAGATCGTCGATGCCGTCGGCGGGGTTCGGCTCTGCGTCGATCGCGCGTACGACGACAAGGAATCGGGCCTCATCATCAAGAAGCCGGGGTGCCAGGTCTTCGGCGGGAAGCTCGCGCTCTCCTACGTCCGCATGCGGAAACAGGACCCGCGCGGCGACTTCGGACGGATCGAGCGACAGCAGCAGTTCATGCGGGTACTCATGAGCAAGGTGACGAGCATCGGGTTCCTAACCGACATACCACGTTTGATAAAGCTCGCGAACGCCGTCAAGAAGGGGATCGTCACCAACAAGGAGCTCGATCTCAATGAGGTCCGCGGGATCGCGAACAAACTCGCCGATTTCAAGCAATCGAACGTCGACTTCCGGGTCGTCCCTTCCTTCCCGGACTACATCGGGGGCGTTTCGTACGTGATCCAGCGGGACAAGGAAGCGAAGGCTGTATACGCGGCTCTTCGGAACGACACCGAGCTGCCTCCCTACGGGAAGACCGGCGCGTCGATCCCCAAGCCGGAGGATGTGACGGTGACCGTGCTCAACGGAACCATCACCGTTGGGCTGGCCGGCAAGGTCCGCGACGACCTCGAGGAGCTCGGCTTCGACGTCCGCGAGATCGGCAATGCCGACCGTCGCGACCACGCCACAACGACGATCTTCTACAAATTCGGAGCCGAGACGAAGGCTGCCCTGCTGAACGACGAATTCCCCGGCGCCGTCGTCAAGGAAGGCTCAGCCAAACAGGACACCGACATCCTCATCGTCCTGGGTGCCGATCAGGTGCCGTCGGCGAGCCCCAGCCCGAGCTAG
- a CDS encoding glycosyltransferase family 2 protein, with translation MPVSKLTIAVPVYNERARVARALKELNSTPFPVETEIIIVDDGSIDGTWEELGQMMLPEQIRLIRHPQNRGKGAALRTALEAATGDVFVPFDADLEYDPGDLARCLQPLIRDDADVVYGTRNFGSHTAFSYWYVLGNKFLNTWANVLFNCYISDLETCFKMVRTPILRTLGLRSDGFDIEAEVTAKLLRAGHRPYEVPISYKARTRAQGKKIAWQDGVIALWVIAKIRFGRR, from the coding sequence GTGCCGGTCTCGAAGCTCACGATCGCGGTGCCGGTCTACAACGAGCGCGCCCGTGTCGCCCGCGCGTTGAAAGAGCTGAACTCGACGCCGTTCCCAGTCGAGACCGAGATCATCATCGTCGACGACGGGTCGATCGACGGCACCTGGGAAGAGCTGGGCCAGATGATGCTCCCCGAGCAGATCCGGCTGATCCGTCATCCACAGAACCGGGGGAAGGGCGCGGCCCTCCGAACCGCGCTCGAAGCCGCGACCGGCGACGTATTCGTCCCGTTCGACGCCGACCTCGAGTACGACCCCGGGGATCTCGCGAGATGCCTGCAGCCGCTCATCCGCGACGATGCCGACGTGGTCTACGGCACGAGGAACTTCGGTTCTCACACCGCGTTCTCGTACTGGTACGTGCTCGGCAACAAGTTCCTCAACACCTGGGCCAACGTTCTGTTCAACTGTTACATCTCAGACCTCGAGACCTGCTTCAAGATGGTCCGGACGCCGATCCTACGGACGCTGGGCCTGAGGTCGGACGGCTTCGATATCGAGGCCGAGGTGACGGCCAAGCTTCTGCGGGCCGGTCACCGCCCGTACGAGGTGCCGATCAGCTACAAGGCCCGAACCCGAGCCCAAGGGAAGAAGATCGCCTGGCAGGACGGCGTCATCGCGCTCTGGGTGATCGCGAAGATCCGCTTCGGCAGACGCTGA
- a CDS encoding acyl-CoA thioesterase, with protein MTEETRKPSESAVVLSQAMSITDANLSGNVHGGVIMKLCDTAAGLSAVKHCRSRVVTVAMDEMVFIEPVYLSDVVTLSAQVNDVGRTSMEIGVRVDADNTMSGERRHVSTAYLVFVALDKDGNAKPVPRLEPETPEERRRMAEAKIRREHRLARKDAILKRRAEHGE; from the coding sequence ATGACCGAGGAGACGCGCAAACCGTCTGAGTCCGCCGTAGTGCTATCGCAGGCTATGAGCATCACGGACGCGAATCTGTCGGGGAACGTTCACGGTGGCGTGATCATGAAGCTCTGCGACACCGCCGCCGGCCTCTCGGCCGTCAAGCACTGCCGGAGCCGGGTCGTGACCGTTGCGATGGACGAGATGGTGTTCATCGAGCCCGTGTATCTCTCCGACGTCGTCACGCTGAGCGCGCAGGTCAACGACGTGGGTCGAACCTCCATGGAGATCGGGGTCCGGGTAGACGCCGACAACACCATGTCCGGCGAGCGACGCCACGTCTCGACCGCGTATCTGGTGTTCGTGGCCCTCGACAAGGACGGCAACGCCAAGCCCGTCCCTCGGCTCGAGCCCGAAACCCCCGAGGAGCGCCGCCGGATGGCCGAAGCGAAGATCCGACGCGAGCACCGCCTCGCCCGCAAAGACGCGATCCTCAAGAGGCGGGCGGAGCACGGCGAGTAG